A region from the Candidatus Binatia bacterium genome encodes:
- a CDS encoding thioredoxin fold domain-containing protein translates to MLAFSAVRLLRIGALLAVSLAAAAAYGTTAERVRLRLQTDSGGLARGGTTSIEAMVDVEPGWHINSHRPTDTFLVPTVLALTLPPDVAVAPPVYPAGVKRTFAFAPGRELLVYDDSFGIATAVTVPADFAAKSVRVVAALRYQACSDTTCTPPATAQTEAALPVVAAESAGGNRGTGARAAGPDFGQWIDRHGVGLTLLLVLALGLGLNLTPCVYPLISVTVAYFGSQAHHRTGRVLLLAGVYVLGITVTFSVLGVAAALSGGLFGAALQQPAVLVAIAGLFVVLALSNFGVYHLQPPAWLLQRASSAVPGVVGAGVMGLTMGVVAAPCVGPVVAGLLVFVGSAQDVRLGLQLFFALGLGMGLPYVALAVAAGRIKRLPRSGEWLVWVEHVLGFVLLGFAAQFVAPLLPEEWRGLLLPAVVAAAGVYLGFVDRAGRQLESFRLVRRSIGLAAVAMALWVASPYEARSAIRWEALASPAIDAARAAGRPVLVDFVAEWCIPCHEMERTTYRDGAVRAEAERFAMLKADITVETPPVLELVQRYGVQGVPTIILFDGSGTEVRRMVGYVGAEQLLTAMQEVR, encoded by the coding sequence GTGCTTGCGTTTTCGGCCGTGCGGCTGCTGCGAATCGGTGCGCTGCTGGCGGTCAGCCTTGCGGCCGCGGCCGCCTACGGGACGACGGCGGAACGCGTGCGTCTGCGGCTGCAAACGGACAGCGGCGGGCTGGCGCGCGGGGGGACAACGTCGATCGAGGCGATGGTAGATGTCGAGCCGGGCTGGCACATCAACTCACACCGGCCGACCGACACCTTTCTCGTACCGACGGTTCTCGCACTGACGCTACCGCCGGACGTAGCGGTCGCGCCCCCGGTCTATCCGGCAGGCGTGAAACGAACGTTTGCCTTCGCCCCGGGCAGAGAGCTGCTGGTCTACGACGATAGCTTCGGGATCGCCACGGCGGTCACGGTTCCCGCCGATTTCGCCGCCAAGAGCGTACGGGTCGTCGCCGCCCTGCGTTATCAGGCATGCAGCGACACGACCTGTACGCCGCCGGCGACCGCGCAAACCGAAGCGGCCTTGCCCGTGGTCGCGGCAGAGTCCGCCGGCGGCAACCGCGGTACGGGCGCCCGTGCGGCGGGTCCGGACTTCGGTCAGTGGATCGACCGGCACGGGGTTGGGCTGACACTGCTGTTGGTGTTGGCGCTCGGATTGGGTCTTAACCTCACGCCGTGCGTGTACCCGCTGATTTCGGTCACGGTGGCCTATTTTGGGTCCCAGGCTCATCATCGTACGGGGCGCGTGCTCCTCCTTGCCGGCGTTTACGTGTTGGGCATTACCGTGACGTTCTCGGTTCTCGGTGTTGCGGCCGCCCTATCAGGAGGGCTGTTCGGTGCGGCATTGCAGCAACCGGCCGTGCTCGTGGCGATTGCCGGCCTCTTCGTCGTGCTGGCCCTGAGCAACTTCGGGGTGTACCACCTTCAGCCCCCGGCCTGGCTGCTGCAGCGGGCGAGCAGCGCGGTGCCGGGGGTCGTCGGGGCCGGGGTGATGGGTCTGACGATGGGCGTGGTGGCGGCTCCCTGTGTCGGGCCGGTGGTGGCCGGGTTGCTGGTGTTCGTGGGCAGCGCGCAGGACGTACGACTGGGCCTGCAACTGTTCTTCGCCCTCGGTCTCGGGATGGGATTGCCTTATGTGGCGCTGGCGGTAGCGGCTGGCCGGATCAAGCGGCTGCCGCGGTCGGGCGAGTGGCTGGTGTGGGTGGAGCACGTCCTCGGTTTCGTACTGCTCGGATTCGCGGCGCAGTTTGTCGCGCCGTTGCTGCCGGAGGAGTGGCGGGGGCTGCTACTGCCGGCGGTGGTGGCGGCGGCGGGCGTGTACCTGGGCTTCGTCGATCGAGCGGGACGGCAATTGGAATCGTTTCGGCTAGTGCGCCGCTCGATCGGGTTGGCGGCCGTCGCGATGGCGCTGTGGGTGGCAAGTCCGTACGAAGCGCGGAGCGCGATCCGCTGGGAGGCCCTGGCGTCGCCGGCAATCGATGCCGCACGGGCGGCCGGACGGCCGGTGCTCGTCGATTTCGTGGCCGAGTGGTGCATCCCGTGCCACGAAATGGAGCGCACGACTTACCGCGACGGGGCGGTGCGGGCCGAGGCGGAGCGCTTCGCCATGCTGAAGGCGGACATCACGGTCGAGACGCCGCCGGTGCTGGAACTCGTCCAGCGGTACGGCGTACAGGGCGTCCCGACCATCATTCTGTTCGACGGCTCCGGCACCGAGGTGCGGAGAATGGTCGGCTACGTCGGCGCGGAGCAACTGCTGACCGCCATGCAGGAGGTGCGCTGA